From Aedes albopictus strain Foshan chromosome 1, AalbF5, whole genome shotgun sequence, one genomic window encodes:
- the LOC109403953 gene encoding uncharacterized protein LOC109403953, translated as MEHTGVPGFRFPIRSEGEIERLEVAVRSDMYKWDNYIAFLRDLRANDLHTPIRCIFQSVFYDEALVNYNYNGISTAPGVHKRAMKSYAIFRDCFAVAWREFGITDDMIRAMLTEIIKNINRRKRNRQYKNRIQKKKRLHNSFGTITISNVRWIIKPKKKSALSATQRRSSEHVRQPDSMIESKVAENIPGFRFPIESDNDIERLEETVRSCALTRRRYINCLRQIKDSSENASIESIFKMFFYDESLTEYNYNGFSNSRRAKKRAMKNYDIFTSCFLEAWTDHGVTEDELRQMLCKVIRNVHGRERFRRYQNRKRERELTESCIYSDEDDF; from the exons ATGGAGCACACTGGTGTACCGGGATTCCGGTTTCCGATCCGATCTGAGGGCGAAATCGAACGGCTAGAAGTTGCCGTCCGTAGTGACATGTACAAATGGGACAATTAT ATTGCATTCCTGCGAGATTTGAGGGCCAATGATCTCCACACACCAATACGATGCATTTTTCAGTCGGTGTTCTACGACGAAGCTCTAGTCAACTATAACTATAATGGAATTAGCACTGCGCCGGGCGTTCATAAGCGAGCAATGAAAAGTTACGCCATCTTTAGGGACTGCTTCGCTG TGGCCTGGCGAGAATTTGGAATCACCGACGATATGATTCGTGCCATGTTGacagaaattattaaaaatatcAACAGACGAAAACGAAATCGGCAGTATAAAAATCGGATACAGAAGAAAAAGAGGCTACATAACTCGTTTG GCACAATCACCATCTCGAACGTCCGTTGGATTATAAAGCCAAAAAAGAAATCTGCCCTTAGTGCAACGCAGCGCAGGTCCTCCGAACATGTCCGTCAGCCGGATTCGATGATCGAGTCCAAAGTAGCAGAAAACATTCCAGGTTTCCGATTTCCCATTGAATCTGACAACGATATTGAGCGCTTGGAAGAAACCGTTCGGAGTTGCGCTCTTACACGTAGAAGATAC ATCAATTGCCTTCGGCAGATCAAGGACTCGAGTGAAAATGCGTCTATCGAAAGCATCTTCAAGATGTTCTTTTACGACGAAAGCCTCACCGAGTACAATTATAATGGCTTCAGTAACAGTCGTCGGGCCAAGAAACGGGCGATGAAGAACTACGACATTTTCACGAGCTGCTTCTTGG AAGCCTGGACGGATCACGGAGTTACGGAGGATGAGCTTCGTCAAATGTTGTGCAAGGTGATTCGCAACGTACACGGTCGGGAACGATTCCGTCGCTACCAAAACCGGAAGCGAGAACGGGAACTGACTGAAAGTTGTATTTATTCGGATGaagatgatttctaa
- the LOC109403919 gene encoding uncharacterized protein LOC109403919: MISMASSRNEKMQLEVQIFDVNKELQELLKTAEQQKQRATAHVGGFHFPLSSMVEIERLEEAVRKDFDVRKQYVRYLSLKKPPTMNVTNFFSYLFTDDALMGYNYSGTNNIGDSKMPMRNYEIFIDCMIEAWADHGLTHILLEEKIKLVVRKLTA; encoded by the exons ATGATCAGCATGGCGTCGAGTCGAAACGAAAAGATGCAACTGGAGGTTCAAATCTTCGACGTCAACAAGGAACTGCAGGAGTTGCTTAAAACTGCCGAGCAGCAGAAGCAGCGTGCCACTGCCCATGTTGGTGGTTTTCATTTTCCGTTGAGTTCCATGGTCGAAATCGAACGATTGGAGGAAGCCGTTCGGAAGGATTTCGATGTGAGGAAGCAATAT GTACGCTACCTGTCGCTCAAGAAGCCCCCGACGATGAACGTAACTAACTTTTTCTCGTATCTCTTCACCGACGATGCTCTGATGGGCTACAACTACTCCGGAACCAACAACATTGGCGATTCGAAGATGCCGATGAGAAACTATGAAATTTTCATCGATTGTATGATAG AAGCATGGGCTGATCATGGATTGACGCACATACTGCTCGAGGAGAAGATCAAACTTGTGGTGCGAAAGCTTACCGCTTGA